A section of the Pseudomonadota bacterium genome encodes:
- a CDS encoding ubiquinol-cytochrome C chaperone family protein — translation MLGALRKLFIPKPPAAVVATYIALVAAARNPFFFTTAQVPDTIDGRFELIVLHQFLIQHRLVADAAVRSPAGEPERSERGGAVAGAERPLREALEQFGQFLSEAFFADMDRSLREMGIADTGVSKRIKKMGKSYHGSLQAYAAGLSDAAVLRTALARNLYGTVEQGDVAQLDRMARYIETMTAQLAAIDTATILEGHYRWPDAATLA, via the coding sequence ATGCTCGGCGCCCTTCGTAAACTGTTCATTCCCAAGCCGCCTGCGGCGGTGGTCGCCACCTATATAGCACTCGTTGCGGCTGCACGAAATCCCTTTTTCTTCACCACCGCGCAAGTGCCCGATACGATCGATGGCCGCTTCGAGCTGATCGTGCTGCATCAGTTCCTGATCCAGCATCGGTTGGTGGCTGACGCGGCGGTGCGTAGCCCTGCGGGCGAGCCGGAGCGGAGCGAACGAGGGGGAGCGGTAGCGGGGGCGGAACGCCCCCTGCGCGAAGCGCTGGAACAGTTCGGGCAATTCCTCAGCGAAGCATTTTTTGCGGATATGGATCGCTCGCTGCGCGAAATGGGCATCGCCGATACTGGCGTCAGCAAGCGGATCAAGAAGATGGGCAAGTCCTATCACGGCAGTTTGCAGGCCTATGCGGCGGGCCTCAGCGATGCGGCGGTGTTGCGCACGGCGCTTGCCCGCAACCTGTATGGCACAGTGGAACAGGGCGATGTCGCCCAGCTCGACCGCATGGCGCGCTATATCGAAACCATGACCGCCCAATTGGCCGCGATTGATACAGCGACGATTCTGGAAGGCCATTATCGCTGGCCGGATGCGGCGACGCTCGCTTAA
- a CDS encoding transcription antitermination factor NusB: MNAPRKSLMRKRASRLAAVQALYSEALIEKTTLPALLAAQLLQSWADSKLNDTDDLPHATQPEATLLNTIIEAAQTNHASIQAAIDTMILPGWTKARMSLPLLSVLHACAAEAIAYPERVRALLVDEYTEVAAQLVTDEELNYAHKAFNLLLDSVRPSEQ, encoded by the coding sequence ATGAACGCTCCCCGTAAATCCCTGATGCGCAAACGCGCCTCGCGCCTTGCCGCCGTGCAGGCGCTCTATTCCGAAGCGCTGATCGAAAAGACCACGCTGCCGGCGCTGCTGGCCGCGCAATTGCTGCAATCCTGGGCCGATAGCAAACTCAACGATACCGATGATTTGCCGCACGCCACCCAGCCAGAAGCGACGCTGCTCAACACCATCATCGAAGCTGCGCAAACGAACCATGCCAGCATCCAAGCCGCCATCGACACCATGATCCTGCCCGGCTGGACCAAGGCGCGCATGAGCCTGCCGCTGCTGTCGGTGTTGCATGCCTGCGCCGCCGAGGCCATCGCCTACCCCGAGCGCGTACGCGCGCTGCTGGTCGATGAATATACCGAAGTCGCCGCCCAATTGGTGACGGACGAAGAGCTGAACTACGCCCACAAGGCCTTCAACCTCCTGCTCGACAGCGTTCGTCCAAGCGAGCAGTAG
- the glyA gene encoding serine hydroxymethyltransferase produces MNPFFTADLATADNAVFTAIENELARQQNQIELIASENIVSKAVLEAQGSVFTNKYAEGYPGKRYYGGCEFADVVEQLAIDRAKQLFGCTYANVQPNSGSQANQGVFNALIKPGDTILGQSLAAGGHLTHGAAVNQSGKWFNAISYGVREDTHLLDYDAIEKLALEHKPKLIIAGFSAYPRVVDWARFRQIADKVGAYFMVDMAHVAGLIAGGSYPSPLPHAHVVTTTTHKTLRGPRGGMILSNVPELVVGKTPMGKDQTLEMAINSAIFPGIQGGPLVHVMAAKAVAYGEALKPDFKQYAQAVVDNARALAAVLKTRGLEIVSGGTDNHLVLVDLRPKNVTGKAAEHSLENAGLTCNKNAIPFDPASPFVTSGVRLGTPAGTTRGFGVKEFEEIGNLIGDVLDGLSKNPEDNSAAEKAAAVKVKALTARFPIYS; encoded by the coding sequence ATGAACCCATTTTTCACCGCCGATCTCGCCACCGCCGATAACGCCGTTTTCACCGCAATTGAAAACGAACTCGCCCGCCAACAAAACCAGATCGAGCTGATCGCGTCGGAAAATATTGTCAGCAAAGCGGTGCTGGAAGCGCAGGGCTCGGTGTTCACCAACAAATACGCGGAAGGCTATCCCGGCAAACGCTATTACGGCGGCTGCGAATTCGCCGATGTGGTCGAGCAACTCGCCATCGACCGCGCCAAGCAACTGTTTGGCTGCACCTACGCCAACGTCCAGCCGAACTCGGGCTCGCAGGCGAACCAGGGCGTGTTCAACGCGCTCATTAAGCCGGGCGATACCATCCTCGGTCAATCGCTCGCTGCGGGCGGCCACCTCACCCATGGTGCGGCAGTCAACCAGTCGGGCAAATGGTTCAACGCCATCAGCTACGGCGTGCGCGAAGACACCCACCTGCTCGATTACGATGCGATTGAGAAACTGGCGCTGGAGCACAAGCCGAAGCTGATTATCGCCGGGTTCTCGGCCTATCCACGCGTGGTGGATTGGGCGCGTTTCCGCCAGATCGCCGATAAGGTCGGCGCGTATTTCATGGTCGATATGGCGCATGTCGCCGGTCTCATCGCCGGTGGTTCATACCCATCGCCCCTGCCGCATGCGCATGTGGTCACCACCACCACCCACAAAACCCTGCGCGGCCCGCGCGGCGGCATGATCCTTTCCAACGTGCCGGAACTCGTCGTCGGCAAAACGCCGATGGGCAAAGACCAGACGCTGGAAATGGCGATCAACTCCGCCATTTTCCCAGGCATCCAAGGTGGCCCGCTGGTGCATGTCATGGCCGCCAAAGCGGTGGCATATGGCGAGGCGCTCAAGCCGGACTTCAAACAGTATGCGCAAGCCGTGGTCGATAACGCCCGCGCGCTGGCAGCGGTGCTGAAAACCCGTGGCCTCGAAATCGTTTCGGGCGGCACCGATAACCACCTCGTGCTGGTCGATTTGCGGCCGAAAAACGTGACCGGCAAAGCCGCCGAGCACAGCCTCGAAAACGCCGGTCTGACCTGCAACAAAAACGCGATTCCGTTTGACCCAGCCTCGCCGTTTGTCACCTCCGGCGTGCGGCTTGGCACCCCAGCTGGCACCACGCGCGGCTTTGGCGTCAAAGAGTTCGAGGAAATCGGCAACCTGATCGGCGACGTGCTCGATGGGTTGAGCAAGAACCCCGAAGATAACAGCGCGGCCGAAAAAGCCGCCGCGGTGAAAGTGAAAGCACTGACGGCCCGTTTCCCCATCTACTCGTAG
- a CDS encoding 6,7-dimethyl-8-ribityllumazine synthase: MKPILLVVAPYYQDISEMLITGATAAIYDAGYTAEMIAVPGALEIPAAISIAQRSERYAGFVALGCVIRGETSHYDTVSNESARGLQDIAIRHHTAIGNGILTCETMAQAVARADTAQGNKGGDAARACLRMVQIRHVFGLDHA; encoded by the coding sequence ATGAAACCGATCCTGCTCGTCGTCGCCCCCTATTACCAGGACATCAGCGAAATGCTGATTACCGGCGCCACTGCCGCGATTTATGACGCGGGCTACACCGCCGAGATGATCGCGGTGCCCGGCGCACTCGAAATTCCCGCCGCGATCAGCATCGCCCAGCGCAGCGAGCGTTATGCCGGGTTTGTCGCGCTTGGCTGCGTCATCCGCGGTGAAACCTCGCATTACGACACAGTGTCGAATGAATCCGCGCGCGGCCTGCAGGATATCGCCATCCGCCACCACACCGCCATCGGCAACGGCATTCTCACCTGCGAAACGATGGCGCAAGCCGTCGCACGGGCCGATACGGCGCAGGGTAACAAAGGCGGCGACGCGGCCCGCGCCTGCTTACGCATGGTGCAGATTCGCCATGTTTTCGGATTGGACCACGCATGA
- the nrdR gene encoding transcriptional regulator NrdR, producing the protein MRCPFCNHEDTQVKDSRPSEDGSSIRRRRFCPACNSRFTTFERVQLRELTVVKTNGEKRVFDRDKIARSMAIALRKRPVDADAVEMAINRIVQKLESEGESDIVTRRIGALVMDELKKLDAVAYIRYASVYRDFSEAKDFESFVEKL; encoded by the coding sequence ATGCGTTGCCCGTTTTGTAACCATGAAGACACGCAGGTCAAGGATAGTCGCCCCTCTGAGGACGGCTCCTCCATTCGCCGTCGGCGGTTTTGCCCGGCGTGCAATTCGCGGTTTACGACGTTTGAACGGGTGCAACTACGCGAGCTGACGGTGGTGAAAACCAACGGCGAAAAACGGGTGTTCGACCGCGATAAAATCGCCCGGTCGATGGCGATTGCCCTGCGCAAACGCCCGGTCGATGCGGATGCGGTCGAGATGGCGATCAACCGCATCGTGCAGAAACTCGAATCCGAAGGCGAGAGCGACATCGTCACCCGCCGCATCGGCGCGCTGGTGATGGATGAGCTGAAGAAACTCGATGCCGTCGCCTACATCCGCTACGCCAGCGTCTATCGCGACTTCAGCGAGGCGAAGGATTTCGAGAGCTTCGTCGAGAAGCTCTAG
- a CDS encoding SCO family protein, translated as MKKIVIAWLVCVLGLVGLFGWVGGSVFSNPRGADGSAAAPLITAEFTLQGGKGKTVTAQDFRGRYMLVYFGFTHCPDICPTTLLLMNNVVNQLGKNADRVQPIFITVDPERDTPASTTEYASHFGPRVLGLSGTPAQIKAAADSFKVYYSKVEDKTSAMGYVMDHSGFIYLMGPDGKYVTHFTHGVSEQELAEGLASYVK; from the coding sequence ATGAAGAAAATTGTCATCGCATGGCTGGTGTGTGTGCTGGGGCTGGTCGGGCTGTTCGGCTGGGTCGGCGGCTCGGTCTTCAGTAACCCGCGCGGGGCCGATGGCAGCGCGGCAGCACCCCTCATCACCGCCGAGTTCACCTTGCAGGGCGGAAAGGGCAAAACCGTCACCGCACAGGATTTCCGCGGCCGCTATATGCTGGTCTATTTCGGCTTCACCCATTGCCCGGATATTTGCCCTACCACCTTGCTGCTGATGAATAATGTCGTGAACCAGCTCGGCAAAAACGCCGATCGCGTGCAGCCGATTTTTATTACGGTGGACCCGGAGCGCGACACGCCTGCCTCCACCACCGAATATGCCAGCCATTTTGGCCCGCGCGTGCTGGGCTTAAGCGGCACGCCCGCGCAAATCAAGGCCGCGGCGGATAGTTTCAAGGTCTATTACAGCAAGGTCGAAGACAAAACCTCCGCCATGGGTTATGTGATGGATCACTCGGGCTTCATCTACCTGATGGGGCCGGACGGGAAATACGTGACCCATTTCACCCATGGTGTCTCAGAGCAGGAACTCGCAGAAGGGCTCGCCAGCTATGTTAAATAA
- the thiL gene encoding thiamine-phosphate kinase produces the protein MAERDRIARYFAPLTIAEPGSFHLTDDAALLTPPPGQQLIITTDSVIQGIHVLDAASPAHYAQKLVRRNLSDLAAMGATPWRYSINLHSSTATDDAWFATFAATLAAEQAAFGMALIGGDSTSGGNIIHAGMTCIGLIAGAPLRRHGAQHGDDLYVSGTIGDAALALTLLQQKLPLADAFAQRYHAPEPRLALGHMLRSIATAALDVSDGLLVDTGQLCRASNVGATVIRDAVPLSAQAQKMLQQHAALWPVILNGGDDYELCFTAPVSARTTLANVAQELALPLTRIGTITTGTTVQLQDKNGAPVALDHAGWEYR, from the coding sequence ATGGCCGAGCGCGATCGCATCGCCCGCTATTTCGCACCGCTCACCATCGCCGAGCCCGGCAGTTTCCACCTTACGGATGATGCGGCGCTGCTCACCCCGCCGCCGGGCCAGCAGCTCATCATCACCACCGATAGCGTGATTCAGGGCATCCATGTGCTCGATGCGGCGAGCCCCGCGCACTACGCGCAAAAGCTCGTGCGGCGCAATCTTTCCGACCTCGCCGCAATGGGCGCCACGCCCTGGCGCTACAGCATCAACCTGCACAGCAGCACCGCGACGGATGACGCATGGTTCGCAACGTTTGCCGCCACCCTCGCCGCCGAGCAAGCGGCGTTTGGCATGGCGCTCATCGGTGGCGACAGCACCAGCGGCGGCAACATCATCCATGCGGGCATGACCTGTATCGGCCTCATCGCGGGCGCACCGCTGCGCCGCCATGGCGCGCAGCATGGGGATGATCTTTATGTCAGCGGCACCATTGGCGATGCTGCGTTGGCGCTTACGTTGCTGCAGCAAAAGCTCCCACTCGCCGATGCGTTTGCGCAGCGTTACCACGCGCCCGAACCACGGCTTGCGCTGGGCCATATGCTGCGCAGCATCGCCACCGCCGCGCTTGATGTTTCAGATGGATTATTGGTAGATACCGGGCAGCTATGCCGCGCCAGCAATGTCGGCGCTACCGTGATACGTGATGCGGTGCCACTATCCGCACAGGCGCAAAAAATGCTGCAGCAACATGCGGCGCTGTGGCCCGTCATCTTGAATGGTGGGGATGACTACGAACTCTGCTTCACCGCACCCGTGAGCGCACGCACCACGCTCGCCAACGTCGCGCAGGAACTGGCCTTGCCGCTGACCCGCATCGGCACCATCACCACGGGCACCACCGTGCAGCTACAGGATAAAAACGGCGCACCTGTCGCCCTCGATCACGCCGGGTGGGAATACCGCTAA
- the gmk gene encoding guanylate kinase, which yields MTKRRGLMFVLSSPSGAGKTTLSRRLLASEEGVAMSVSVTTRPMRPGEVEGRDYYFVSDAQYDAMVANNELLEHATVFDYKYGTPKKQVMDSLDAGRDVLFDIDWQGTRQLGLTCRADLVSVFILPPTLDELERRLRSRAQDSEATVQKRMAKATEEISHWEEYDYVVVNEDLDKAMAHIQRILHAERFKRWRQLDIGAFVTRLCAPKG from the coding sequence ATGACCAAACGCCGCGGACTGATGTTCGTGCTTTCCTCGCCTTCGGGCGCTGGGAAAACCACGCTGTCGCGCCGCCTGCTGGCCTCCGAGGAGGGGGTGGCGATGTCGGTTTCCGTTACCACGCGGCCGATGCGCCCGGGCGAAGTCGAGGGCCGCGATTACTATTTCGTCAGCGATGCGCAATATGACGCGATGGTGGCCAATAACGAGCTGCTCGAACATGCCACCGTGTTCGATTACAAATACGGCACCCCCAAAAAACAGGTGATGGATTCGCTCGATGCCGGGCGTGATGTGCTGTTCGATATCGACTGGCAAGGCACCCGCCAACTCGGCCTTACCTGCCGGGCGGATCTGGTCAGCGTGTTCATCCTGCCGCCTACGCTCGATGAGCTGGAGCGTCGCCTGCGCAGCCGCGCGCAGGATAGCGAAGCCACCGTGCAAAAGCGCATGGCCAAAGCGACCGAGGAAATCTCACATTGGGAAGAATATGATTACGTCGTCGTCAACGAAGACCTCGACAAGGCGATGGCGCATATCCAGCGCATTCTGCATGCCGAGCGTTTCAAGCGCTGGCGCCAGCTCGATATCGGCGCCTTCGTCACCCGGCTGTGTGCCCCCAAGGGCTAA
- a CDS encoding riboflavin synthase: protein MFTGLIRTQGTLRTIDTRGDTVMTIAPAVMFPLSIGASVACHGMCLTVTSFTDSDFTVCLSAETIACTNAGAWKVGSILNLEPALAVGDAMGGHFVSGHVDGLARVTRREASGDATLWEFEVPPALARFIAPKGSVTLDGVSLTVNEVTGARFTVMIIPHTAAVTGFGTLAVGDTVNLEIDMLARYVARLMESAA, encoded by the coding sequence ATGTTCACCGGCCTAATCCGCACCCAGGGCACGCTGCGCACCATCGATACGCGCGGCGACACCGTCATGACCATCGCACCCGCCGTGATGTTCCCGCTCAGCATCGGCGCATCGGTCGCCTGCCACGGCATGTGCCTGACGGTGACCAGCTTCACCGATAGCGATTTCACCGTGTGCCTTTCCGCCGAAACCATCGCTTGCACCAATGCCGGCGCGTGGAAAGTGGGCAGCATCCTCAACCTCGAACCCGCGCTTGCCGTGGGCGATGCCATGGGCGGCCATTTTGTCTCGGGCCATGTGGATGGTCTGGCGCGCGTCACCCGCCGTGAAGCCAGCGGCGATGCGACCCTCTGGGAATTCGAAGTGCCACCAGCGCTTGCCCGCTTCATCGCCCCCAAAGGCTCGGTGACGCTTGATGGCGTGTCGCTCACCGTGAACGAGGTAACCGGCGCGCGCTTCACGGTCATGATCATTCCCCACACCGCCGCAGTCACCGGCTTTGGCACGCTTGCCGTTGGCGACACGGTGAACCTCGAAATCGATATGCTGGCGCGCTATGTCGCGCGGCTGATGGAGTCTGCTGCATGA
- the bamE gene encoding outer membrane protein assembly factor BamE — translation MRFLLPISIAMMMASCVPIVDTRGHSNESADMSQIVAGQTSADDVAALLGSPTTSSNFGEMTWYYVTQKQERVGVLAPEVTEQHVTAISFDGNKIVKDISEYAKEEGKLVDIVDKTTPTEGHKITFMEQMLGNFGRFNSPGRSIDPRNLGR, via the coding sequence ATGCGTTTCCTGCTTCCTATCAGCATCGCCATGATGATGGCAAGCTGCGTGCCGATTGTCGATACGCGCGGCCACAGCAACGAGTCGGCGGATATGAGCCAGATCGTCGCCGGGCAAACCAGCGCGGACGATGTGGCGGCCCTGCTGGGCAGCCCCACCACCAGCTCCAATTTCGGTGAGATGACGTGGTATTACGTCACCCAGAAACAGGAGCGCGTGGGCGTGCTGGCGCCGGAAGTGACGGAGCAGCACGTGACCGCGATCAGCTTCGATGGCAACAAAATCGTGAAGGACATCAGCGAATACGCCAAGGAAGAAGGCAAGCTGGTGGATATCGTCGATAAGACCACCCCGACCGAGGGCCATAAGATCACCTTCATGGAGCAAATGCTGGGCAATTTCGGGCGCTTCAACAGCCCCGGCCGCAGCATCGATCCGCGCAATTTAGGGCGGTAA
- the rsmA gene encoding 16S rRNA (adenine(1518)-N(6)/adenine(1519)-N(6))-dimethyltransferase RsmA yields MSAELLPLREVIDAFDLWPKKSLGQHFLLDSNLLAKIVRAAGDVSAAQVIEVGPGPGGLTRAILAANPGALTAIEKDARCLAALAPLSEKYGAQFSLLEADALEVDITTIGTAPRMVIANLPYNVGTALVIDWLQLAAVHGPAALTSFTVMLQKEVAERMVAQVGDAAYGRLSVVMRQFCDAAIMFDVPPGAFSPPPKVVSAILHARILPQPREDVPLKALERVVASAFNHRRKMLRQSLKSLGVDAIALCEAAGIDPTLRAEDCDLPMFARLTKALLAA; encoded by the coding sequence GTGAGCGCGGAACTGCTGCCGCTGCGCGAGGTCATCGACGCGTTCGATCTGTGGCCGAAAAAATCGCTCGGCCAGCATTTCCTGCTCGATAGCAACCTGCTCGCCAAAATCGTGCGCGCCGCCGGTGACGTGAGCGCCGCGCAGGTGATCGAGGTTGGCCCCGGCCCCGGTGGATTGACGCGGGCGATCCTTGCTGCCAATCCCGGCGCGCTCACCGCCATCGAGAAAGACGCCCGCTGCCTTGCTGCGCTTGCCCCGCTCAGCGAAAAATACGGCGCGCAATTTTCGCTGCTGGAGGCGGATGCGCTGGAAGTGGACATTACCACCATCGGCACCGCGCCACGCATGGTGATTGCCAATTTGCCCTACAATGTCGGCACCGCGCTGGTGATCGACTGGCTGCAGTTGGCGGCCGTCCATGGCCCGGCCGCGCTCACCAGTTTCACGGTGATGCTGCAAAAAGAAGTGGCCGAGCGCATGGTCGCGCAGGTGGGCGATGCTGCCTATGGCCGCCTGTCGGTGGTGATGCGCCAGTTCTGCGATGCGGCGATTATGTTCGATGTGCCGCCCGGTGCGTTCAGCCCGCCGCCCAAGGTGGTATCGGCGATTTTGCATGCGCGCATCCTGCCGCAACCGCGCGAGGATGTGCCGCTGAAGGCGCTGGAGCGCGTGGTCGCCTCGGCCTTCAACCACCGCCGCAAAATGCTGCGCCAGTCCCTCAAATCCCTTGGGGTGGATGCGATTGCACTGTGCGAAGCAGCAGGCATTGACCCTACATTGCGTGCGGAAGATTGCGACCTGCCGATGTTCGCCCGCCTGACGAAAGCGCTGCTGGCCGCTTAG
- a CDS encoding copper chaperone PCu(A)C, whose translation MLNKSIRAFAAACCLLAASAANAAVSISDAYAEPSRGDVGVAFFTALSTENDSILSITSECCKAVELHTSDMTNGIMRMRKLDALELKAGTPAPVQRAQGVMHTMLIGLTAPLKKGDAVKLTFRFKHAPQQTVTLPVRDAAKDAHAHHAH comes from the coding sequence ATGTTAAATAAATCCATCCGCGCCTTTGCCGCTGCCTGCTGCCTGCTGGCCGCAAGCGCCGCAAACGCCGCCGTCAGCATTTCGGATGCCTATGCCGAGCCCTCGCGCGGCGATGTGGGCGTCGCCTTTTTCACCGCCCTCAGCACAGAAAATGACAGCATTCTCAGCATCACCTCCGAATGCTGCAAAGCGGTCGAGCTGCATACCAGCGACATGACGAATGGCATTATGCGCATGCGCAAGCTGGACGCACTGGAGCTTAAAGCCGGCACCCCCGCCCCCGTGCAACGCGCCCAAGGGGTGATGCACACCATGCTCATCGGCCTCACCGCCCCGCTCAAAAAAGGCGATGCGGTGAAACTCACCTTCCGCTTCAAACACGCCCCGCAGCAAACGGTGACGTTGCCGGTGCGTGACGCCGCGAAGGACGCCCACGCCCACCACGCGCATTAA
- the ribD gene encoding bifunctional diaminohydroxyphosphoribosylaminopyrimidine deaminase/5-amino-6-(5-phosphoribosylamino)uracil reductase RibD: MAGDIHFLHHAIRIGARGLGRTWPNPSVGCVLVKGDQILATARSGDGGRPHAEATALAIAGAQARGATAYVTLEPCAHHGKTPPCAQALIDAGVARVVYGCADPDPRVNGKGAAMLRAAGIAVDYHPIAAATHTHRGFIRRVTDGVPYVAMKIASSLDGQMADADGKSQWITGPSARRHGHALRSGFDAILTGIGTVLADDPALTARDGGAPNPYLVRVVADRQLRLPLRSQLVRTAEQQPTWVVTGAEAVERAASHATELREAGVKFLVLEETATADGAVPALLTRLAAEGINRLLVEAGPTLSTAFLDAGVVETLYWYRAPMLLGNAGKSAIAALHSRLDNAARALPAQHTMLGPDVCERYEFTPCSPA; encoded by the coding sequence ATGGCTGGCGACATCCACTTCCTCCACCACGCCATCCGCATTGGCGCGCGCGGGCTGGGGCGCACCTGGCCCAACCCCAGCGTGGGCTGCGTGCTGGTGAAAGGCGACCAGATCCTCGCCACCGCCCGCAGCGGCGATGGCGGCCGCCCCCATGCCGAAGCCACCGCCCTTGCCATCGCCGGTGCGCAGGCACGCGGTGCGACGGCCTATGTCACGCTTGAGCCCTGCGCCCATCACGGCAAAACGCCGCCCTGCGCGCAAGCGCTGATCGATGCCGGTGTCGCCCGCGTGGTCTATGGCTGCGCCGACCCGGACCCGCGCGTTAACGGCAAGGGTGCTGCCATGCTGCGCGCGGCAGGCATTGCCGTTGACTATCACCCCATCGCAGCAGCCACCCACACCCATCGCGGCTTTATCCGCCGGGTGACGGATGGCGTGCCGTATGTCGCCATGAAAATCGCCAGTTCGCTGGATGGACAGATGGCCGATGCCGATGGCAAAAGCCAATGGATCACCGGCCCTAGCGCCCGCCGCCACGGCCACGCCCTGCGCAGCGGGTTCGATGCGATCCTCACCGGCATCGGCACCGTGCTGGCGGATGACCCGGCCCTCACCGCGCGCGATGGCGGCGCGCCGAACCCCTATCTCGTGCGCGTGGTCGCCGATCGCCAGCTGCGCCTGCCGCTGCGCTCGCAGCTCGTACGCACCGCCGAACAGCAGCCGACATGGGTTGTCACCGGCGCCGAAGCGGTCGAACGTGCCGCCAGCCATGCCACCGAACTGCGCGAAGCGGGGGTGAAGTTTCTGGTGCTCGAAGAGACAGCCACCGCAGATGGCGCAGTACCTGCCCTGCTCACCCGCCTTGCGGCCGAGGGTATCAACCGCCTGCTGGTTGAGGCTGGGCCGACGCTTTCGACCGCTTTCCTTGACGCAGGCGTGGTTGAAACGCTCTATTGGTACCGGGCGCCGATGCTGCTTGGAAACGCTGGTAAATCCGCCATCGCTGCATTACATAGCAGGCTGGATAACGCCGCACGCGCCCTGCCCGCACAGCACACCATGCTTGGGCCGGATGTGTGCGAAAGATACGAGTTCACGCCATGTTCACCGGCCTAA
- the ribB gene encoding 3,4-dihydroxy-2-butanone-4-phosphate synthase — MSTLSPIEDIIAEAKAGRMVILVDDEDRENEGDLVIPAEFADAQAVNFMAKHARGLICLALEKTQVERLGLPPMARHNASRHATAFTVSIEAREGVTTGISAGDRARTIAAACNPQAHASDIGSPGHIFPLEAREGGVLVRAGHTEAAVDIARLAGLKPSGVICEIMNDDGTMARLPDLLEFAALHGLKIGTIADLIAYRRRSEKLVTRLVESTITTSFAGSFQCIAYAQSPGYAEHLALVKNSIPREGACLVRMHALDVLHDVLGDSSHGRAGVLQQAMRMLDAQGSGVLVLLREPRRTAASDGLKLKRGEEPATPILRDYGIGAQILLDLGVREMTLLTNTPKMIVGLDGYGLHINGHRPIEVP, encoded by the coding sequence ATGAGCACCTTATCCCCGATCGAAGACATCATCGCCGAAGCCAAAGCAGGCCGCATGGTCATCCTGGTCGATGACGAAGACCGCGAGAACGAGGGCGACCTCGTCATTCCCGCCGAATTTGCGGATGCGCAGGCGGTCAATTTCATGGCTAAACATGCGCGCGGGCTGATCTGCCTGGCGCTTGAAAAAACGCAAGTGGAACGGCTCGGTTTGCCGCCGATGGCGCGCCATAACGCCTCGCGCCACGCCACCGCCTTCACGGTTTCCATCGAAGCGCGCGAGGGCGTCACCACCGGCATTTCCGCTGGCGACCGCGCCCGCACCATCGCCGCCGCCTGCAACCCGCAGGCCCATGCATCCGACATCGGCAGCCCGGGCCATATTTTCCCGCTCGAAGCGCGCGAAGGCGGCGTGCTGGTGCGCGCCGGGCACACCGAAGCGGCGGTCGATATCGCGCGGTTGGCGGGGCTCAAGCCATCCGGCGTCATTTGCGAAATCATGAATGACGACGGCACCATGGCCCGCCTGCCGGACCTGCTGGAGTTCGCCGCCCTGCACGGCCTCAAAATCGGCACCATTGCCGACCTTATCGCCTATCGCCGCCGTTCGGAAAAGTTGGTGACGCGGTTAGTAGAAAGCACGATCACCACTAGCTTTGCGGGCAGCTTCCAATGCATCGCCTACGCGCAGAGCCCGGGCTATGCCGAGCATCTCGCGCTTGTGAAAAACAGCATCCCGCGCGAGGGTGCGTGCCTGGTGCGCATGCATGCGCTGGATGTGTTGCACGACGTGCTGGGCGACAGCTCGCATGGCCGCGCCGGGGTGTTGCAGCAAGCCATGCGCATGCTGGATGCCCAAGGTTCCGGCGTGCTGGTGCTGCTGCGCGAGCCGCGCCGCACCGCCGCGTCCGATGGGCTGAAGCTCAAACGCGGCGAGGAACCGGCGACGCCGATCTTACGCGATTACGGCATCGGCGCGCAAATTCTGCTCGATCTGGGCGTGCGCGAAATGACCCTGCTGACGAATACTCCAAAAATGATTGTCGGTTTGGATGGCTATGGGCTACATATCAACGGCCACCGTCCTATTGAGGTCCCATGA